One Hordeum vulgare subsp. vulgare chromosome 4H, MorexV3_pseudomolecules_assembly, whole genome shotgun sequence DNA window includes the following coding sequences:
- the LOC123448407 gene encoding WD repeat-containing protein VIP3 → MKLAGFKSVDGAHEDSIWAAAWVPAADHRPTALLLTGSIDETVRAWQPDDLAVASPPAGGHALGVVSLAAHPAGVIAAAVSIDSHIRVFDVDSGASVTTLDAAPSEVWGVQFHPKGIALAAAGGGSGSVKLWDTEKWQPIASLPVPRPEGARPDKTGSGKFVLSVAWSPDGKLLACGSMDGTIAVYDAVRMKFLHHLDGHHMPVRSMVFSPVDPHVLLTGCDDSHIHIYDAKEKGLIGAMSGHASWVLSIDVSPDGMAVVTGSSDRTIRLWDINARASVQTMSNHSDQVWAVAFRPPGGEGVRAGRLASASDDKSISLYDYS, encoded by the exons ATGAAGCTTGCGGGGTTCAAGTCGGTGGACGGGGCTCACGAGGACTCGATCTGGGCGGCCGCCTGGGTGCCCGCTGCTGACCACCGCCCCACGGCGCTGCTCCTCACCGGCTCGATCGACGAGACCGTCCGCGCCTGGCAGCCCGACGATCTCGCCGTCGCGTCCCCCCCGGCAGGGGGGCACGCGCTCGGAGTGGTCTCCCTCGCTGCGCATCCCGCCGGGGTCATAGCCGCCGCGGTCTCCATCGACAGCCACATCCGCGTCTTCGACGTCGACTCCGGCGCCTCCGTCACCACGCTCGATGCCGCGCCCTCCGAGGTCTGGGGCGTCCAGTTCCACCCCAAG GGTATTGCTCTGGCTGCAGCTGGTGGTGGCAGTGGATCAGTAAAACTGTGGGACACGGAGAAGTGGCAACCTATTGCCAGCCTTCCTGTTCCCCGTCCAGAGGGAGCTCGCCCCGATAAAACAGGTAGCGGCAAGTTTGTTCTTTCAGTGGCCTGGAGTCCAGATGGCAAGCTGTTAGCATGTGGATCCATGGATGGCACGATTGCCGTGTATGATGCAGTGCGTATGAAGTTCCTCCACCACCTGGATGGGCACCACATGCCAGTTAGGTCCATGGTGTTTTCTCCGGTGGACCCCCACGTGCTCTTGACCGGATGTGACGACTCCCACATCCACATATACGATGCCAAGGAGAAGGGCCTGATCGGGGCAATGTCGGGTCATGCGAGCTGGGTGTTGAGCATTGACGTGAGCCCGGATGGCATGGCGGTGGTGACAGGCTCGAGCGACCGCACCATCCGGCTCTGGGACATCAATGCGAGGGCGTCAGTTCAAACCATGAGCAACCACTCAGACCAGGTCTGGGCCGTTGCATTCAGGCCGCCGGGAGGGGAAGGAGTCCGTGCTGGCCGGCTCGCCAGCGCTTCGGATGACAAGAGCATCTCCCTGTATGATTACTCTTAG